A single region of the Austwickia chelonae genome encodes:
- the ctaC gene encoding aa3-type cytochrome oxidase subunit II: protein MTALAVLALGGCSSEELSRGFLPRGASEGAQRVQDLWVGGWIAALCVGVFVWGLTIWCMVAYRRKKDDVGLPPQLRYHVPIELCYTVIPVMMIGVLFYYTARDEAILLDTSQKPDVTINVVGKQWSWDFNYVEAEVWESGVQAQLTGKPGVEETLPTLYLPKGKRVEFVLTARDVIHSFWVPAFQQKLDMIPGKVNKLQVVPTEEGTYQGKCAELCGQYHATMLFNVKVVSQEEYDKHMQSLRAKGQTGMLDNSLNRAKLEPGQEGRMQWRPEGKR, encoded by the coding sequence ATGACGGCCCTGGCGGTTCTCGCACTCGGCGGCTGCAGCAGCGAGGAACTCTCGCGAGGTTTCCTTCCTCGCGGCGCCTCTGAGGGCGCGCAGCGTGTCCAGGACCTGTGGGTGGGCGGCTGGATCGCGGCACTGTGCGTGGGGGTTTTCGTCTGGGGGCTCACGATCTGGTGCATGGTGGCCTACCGGCGTAAGAAGGACGACGTCGGTTTGCCGCCCCAGCTGCGGTATCACGTGCCGATCGAGCTGTGCTACACCGTTATCCCCGTCATGATGATCGGCGTCCTCTTCTACTACACCGCACGTGACGAAGCGATCCTCCTCGACACCAGCCAGAAACCCGATGTGACGATCAACGTCGTCGGGAAACAGTGGAGCTGGGATTTCAACTATGTCGAGGCAGAGGTCTGGGAATCTGGAGTCCAAGCCCAGCTGACCGGAAAACCAGGGGTCGAAGAGACCCTGCCGACGCTCTACCTGCCCAAAGGCAAACGCGTCGAGTTCGTCTTGACCGCGAGGGATGTCATCCACTCCTTCTGGGTGCCGGCCTTTCAGCAGAAGCTCGACATGATCCCGGGCAAGGTCAACAAACTTCAGGTCGTCCCCACGGAGGAAGGCACCTACCAAGGTAAGTGCGCCGAACTCTGCGGCCAGTACCACGCGACGATGCTGTTCAACGTGAAGGTCGTCTCGCAGGAGGAATACGACAAGCACATGCAGTCGCTGCGGGCCAAGGGCCAGACCGGCATGCTCGACAACAGCCTCAACCGAGCAAAGCTCGAGCCTGGCCAAGAAGGCCGCATGCAGTGGAGACCGGAGGGGAAGCGCTGA